Proteins found in one Maridesulfovibrio sp. genomic segment:
- a CDS encoding histidine phosphatase family protein, giving the protein MKSVKIAFIRHSVTEWNEAGRIQGHFDSPLTEYGKELAARWKETIEPETIDAVLTSDLGRAIETADIITEGFEVPKLHLPGLREQDWGEWSGLTTDELNEKFPGKLDAEVAKGWEFTPNSGENRIQCAQRGIRALEEGIGQIIQTVDKEEIKILAVAHEGTMKAVIYKLLDHDFMPGKEKVMKTRRLHWLNWNGKLSIESLNIKL; this is encoded by the coding sequence ATGAAATCCGTAAAAATCGCATTTATCCGCCACTCAGTTACCGAATGGAATGAAGCGGGCCGTATTCAAGGCCACTTTGATTCCCCGCTGACGGAATATGGCAAGGAACTGGCGGCCAGATGGAAAGAAACCATTGAACCTGAAACCATCGATGCGGTACTCACAAGCGATCTGGGCAGGGCTATCGAAACGGCAGATATCATTACCGAAGGTTTTGAAGTTCCGAAGCTGCATCTGCCCGGATTACGGGAGCAGGACTGGGGCGAATGGTCCGGCCTGACAACGGACGAATTGAATGAAAAATTTCCCGGTAAACTTGATGCGGAAGTCGCTAAGGGCTGGGAATTTACCCCCAATTCCGGAGAAAACCGCATCCAGTGCGCACAGCGTGGTATTCGGGCACTCGAAGAAGGAATCGGCCAAATTATACAAACGGTGGATAAAGAAGAAATTAAGATTCTTGCCGTGGCCCACGAAGGAACAATGAAAGCTGTTATCTACAAACTTCTTGATCACGACTTCATGCCCGGTAAAGAAAAAGTGATGAAAACACGCAGGCTGCACTGGCTGAACTGGAATGGAAAACTGTCGATTGAAAGCCTGAACATAAAATTATGA
- a CDS encoding glycosyltransferase family 4 protein, whose protein sequence is MRIAFFAPHKPIDHPLPSGDLIIGRTLHDFLKAQDHKMMIASRFRLRHITGKPLKWPALYLEFRRALNRVKKFNPDLWLTYHSYYKSPDLFGPYISATLGIPYVIYQGVFATKYRRKFKTWPGYMINKNALLNADHVFANKAVDFQNLSRIILPEKLSHTSPGIDTSIFSYCRQSADRIRDKYNLHDKKVILSAAMLREDVKAESISDLIDAFKPVVEEIPEARLIIAGDGEARSRLQKSASYKVGDKIIFLGRIERQEMYKYYSSADFFAYPGINEAFGMVYLEAQCCGLPVLAYSTRGPQEAVAHGETGLLSPQGDIAGLSRNMLKLLKDKDLRERMSKAAPQRIKKNFDLNDNLRCVNIKLEEIISRRDR, encoded by the coding sequence ATGCGGATCGCTTTTTTCGCACCCCACAAACCTATTGATCACCCGCTCCCCTCCGGGGATTTGATCATAGGCCGCACTCTGCATGATTTCCTAAAGGCCCAAGATCATAAAATGATGATAGCCAGCCGTTTCAGGTTGCGCCATATCACAGGCAAGCCGCTCAAATGGCCTGCCCTATATCTTGAATTTCGTCGCGCCTTAAACCGGGTAAAGAAATTCAATCCCGATCTATGGCTGACCTACCACAGCTATTACAAATCACCGGATCTCTTTGGTCCTTATATCTCCGCAACGCTCGGCATTCCTTACGTTATCTATCAGGGAGTTTTCGCCACCAAGTACCGTCGCAAATTTAAAACGTGGCCCGGATATATGATTAACAAAAACGCCCTTCTTAATGCGGATCACGTTTTTGCAAACAAGGCCGTAGATTTCCAAAACCTTTCACGGATCATACTCCCTGAAAAACTATCCCACACCAGCCCGGGCATAGATACTTCCATATTCAGCTACTGCCGGCAAAGCGCAGACCGCATACGCGATAAATATAATCTACATGATAAAAAAGTGATCTTAAGCGCAGCCATGCTTCGTGAAGATGTAAAAGCGGAAAGCATAAGCGATCTAATCGATGCTTTTAAGCCGGTAGTTGAAGAAATTCCTGAAGCAAGACTAATCATTGCCGGCGACGGTGAAGCACGTTCACGCCTGCAGAAATCAGCTTCCTATAAAGTCGGAGACAAAATAATTTTTCTCGGCCGGATTGAGCGACAGGAAATGTATAAATATTACAGCTCGGCCGACTTTTTCGCCTATCCGGGCATTAATGAAGCATTCGGTATGGTTTACCTCGAGGCACAGTGCTGCGGACTGCCGGTACTGGCCTATTCAACACGCGGTCCGCAGGAAGCGGTGGCGCACGGAGAAACAGGGCTCCTCTCACCACAGGGAGATATCGCTGGATTATCCCGAAATATGCTTAAACTGCTTAAAGATAAAGACTTGCGCGAAAGAATGAGTAAAGCTGCACCCCAACGTATAAAAAAGAATTTTGATCTTAACGACAACCTTCGATGTGTAAATATAAAACTGGAAGAAATAATTAGCCGGAGAGATAGATGA